The Gemmatimonadota bacterium DH-78 region GAGGGCGGTCGGGTGCTCGCGCCCCGCACCGTCGCCGACGTGCTCGAGGAGGGGGTCAAACGGCTCGCGCGGGTGCTGGGCCAGCCGGAAGAGGTCATGCCCGGGCGGCTGATTCGCTATGTGGACGCGACCGAAGAGGCGCAGGAACTGCGCTACTTCGGCCGGGATGCCGAGCCGGGTCCCCGGCGACTGGAGCGGGGCGGCCCCGAGGTGTTCTGAGCCGCCCCGCCCGCGATCGTCCGATCCGGCTTCAGTGCCCGATCGCGGCGCCGCCGCGGCGCGGGTCGGACTGCGCTTCGAGGGTGCCGTCGGCCCGCACCACGATCGCCTGCACGTCGCCCGACACCCCGCCGCGCTCCACCATGGTGTGGCCCATGGCTTCGAGCTCGTCGACGACGCCCGCCGGGAGTCCCCCCTCCTCGTAGAAGATCTGGTCGGGCAGGTGCTGGTGGTGCACCCGCGGGGCGAGCACGGCCTCCGACACGTTCATGCCGTGATCGACCACGTTCAGGATCGTCTGCAGTACGGTGGTGATGATCGTGGAACCGCCCGGCGTGCCCGTGACCATCACCAGCCGGCCGGTGGGGTCGAGCACGACCGCCGGGCTCATCGCCGACAGCATCCGCTTGCCCGGGCCCACCGCGTTGTTCTCGCCCTGCACGAGTCTGAACTGGTTCGGGGTGCCCGGCTTCGCGGCGAAGTCGTCCATCTCGTTGTTGAGCACGAATCCCGCACCCGCCACCGTCACCTTGCTGCCGTACCAGGAGTTGATCGTCGTGGTCACCGACACGGCGTTGCCGGCGGCGTCGACGATCGAGTAGTGGGTGGTGTTTTCGCCCTCGTCGGGCACCTCGGGGGTGGAGCCCGACGATCCGCCCTGGAAGGCCTCCACCGCGGGGCCGATATCGGCCGACCGCGAGGCGGTGGTGGGGTCGAGATCGGCGTCTCGGAAGGCGGCGTACTCGTCACTGGTGAGCACGTCGAGCGGCATCTCCACGAAATCGGGGTCGGCCAGGTAGTGGTTGCGGTCGGCGTAGGCGCGCCGCCACGCCTCGGCGAGCAGGTGCACCCGCTCGGCGCCGTCCCAGCGCATCGACGGAAGATCGTGCTGCTCGAGGATGTTGGCCGCCTCGGCCATCGTCACGCCCCCCGACGACGAGGGCGGCATCGAGTAGACGGTGTATCCGCGGTAGTCGAACTCCACCGGCGTCCGCCACGCGGCCTCGTAGCCGGCCAGGTCCTCGTGGCTGATCAGCCCGCCGCCGCGCTCCATCTCGGCCACGATCAGGTCGGCCGTCTCTCCGAGGTAGAAGCCCTCGGCACCCCGGTCGCGGATCCGCTCCAGGGTGCGCGCGAGGTCGAGCTGCCGCAGGGTGTCGCCCTCGGCCGGCGGCTGGCCGCCGCGCGGCAGGAACTGGGCGGCCGACGCCTCGAAGGCCGACAGCTCCTCCACCATCGACGGGCTCAGCGAACGCAGGAACCGCTCCCCCACCTCGAAGCCCTCGGCGAGCGCCACCGACGGCGCCACCAGATCGGCCCAGTCGAGGGTGCCGAAGCGCTGGTGCGCCTCCCACATGCCCATGACGGTGCCCGGCACCCCGGCCGCGAGGTGTCCGACCACGGAGGCGTCGGTCACGTTGCCCACGTCGTCGAGGTACATGTCGCGGGTGGCGCCGAGGGGCGCGCGCTCCCGGTAGTCGAGCGCGGCCACGTCGCCATCGGCCATGCGCACGACCATGAACCCTCCGCCGCCGATGTTGCCGGCTTCGGGGTTCACCACGGCGAGGGCGAACGACACGGCGATCGCCGCGTCGACCGCGTTTCCGCCCGCCCGCAGCACGTCCACCCCCACCTGCGAGGCGAAGGCGTCGGTGGTCACCACCATTCCGCTGTCGGCGGTCACCGGGCGGGTGGCCTCGTAGCGCCAGCTCTCCGTCCAGATCGCGTCGGAGATCGGCGCTTCGGCGTCTCCGCAGCCGGCCGCGAGCAGGCCCGCGCCGAGCAGGGCGGGGAGGAGGGCGAGCCCGCGGGCTCGCGGGAGGGAACGGGGGCGGGGAGTCTGCGTCATGGTGGTCGGGCCGTGCGTCAGGCGAGGTGGTCGAGAAGGGAGAGCGCGGCGCGCGCGAGCGCGGTGGCGCCGATCGGGAGCACCGATTCGTCGATGTCGAAGCGGGGGTGATGGTGCTGGCGGGGATCGTCGAGGGCCGCGCCGAGCCAGAAGAACACCCCGGGCACGGTGCGCGCCAGGAAGGCGAAGTCCTCCGAGGCGAGCACCGGCGGCATGGGGAGCACGCGGTCGCGGCCGAACTGCTCGACCAGCCCGCGGGTGACCGCGTCGGTCGCGGCGGGGTCGTTCACCACGGGCGGATACCCGGGTCGGATGGTGAGCTCGGCCGATCCCCCGGCCGCGGCCGCGCCGGCGAACGACGCGCGAACGGCGTCGCGCAGCGCGTCGCGGACCGGCTCCTCGAAGTAGCGCAGCGTGCCCACGAGCTGCACGTGGTCGGCGAGCACGTTCGCGGCCCGCCCGCCCTCGATGCGCCCGAAGGTCACGACCCCGGCCGAGGTGGGCGGGATCCGGCGTGCCACCGCCTGCTGCGCCGCCACCACGCCCTGGGCCGCCAGCACGAGGGCGTCCACCCCTTCGTGGGGGAAGGCCGCGTGGGCCGCGCGGCCGCGCACGTCCATCACGAGCTCTTCGCCTCCGCCCATGATCGGACCCGGTGCGATGAAGGCGATGCCCGAGGGCAGATTCGAGCCGACGTGCAGTCCCGTCACCGCCTGAACCCCGTCGAGCGCCCCGTCGTCGATCATGCGGCTGGCCCCGCTCAGACCCTCGTCGTCGACCGTCTCCTCGCAGGGCTGGAAGAGCAGGCGCACGGTGCCGCGCAGCGCGCCGGCGTCGCGCGCCGCGGTCAGCAGTTCCGCCGTGCCGAGCAGCCCGGCCGTGTGCGCGTCGTGGCCGCAGGCGTGCATCACGCCGTCGACGGTGGAGCGGTAGTCGGCGTCGGCGTCGGGTGCCTGGTGGATCGGCAGCGCGTCCATGTCGGCCCGCACGGCCACGGTCGGTCCCGGGTGCCCGACGATTTCGGCCACCACGCCCGTGCGGCCCACACCGGTGCGCACGGGCAGATCGAGGGCGCGGAGGCGGTCGGCCACCAGCGCGGCGGTCCGGAACTCCTGGAAGCCGAGCTCGGGGTGGCGGTGCAGGTCGCGTCGCGTCGCGACCAGGGAGGGCGCGAGGGATCGCGCGCGTTCGAACAGATCGGAGGCGGTTGGCATTCCCGACGGTAGCCCCTGCGATCCCCGGGCGCGAGGGTCCGGTCGCGCGACGGGTGTGGTGCGCGACCGCGCCGTTCGGATACCTTGCAGCCGTGGTCCCGCCGCCGCCCACCCCGGACGCCGCCGCCGAGCGGATGCCCGTCGACGTGGGGGCGGCTTCACCTCTTCCGTATCCCGGTCCCGGAGTCGCCGTGCGGCGTGTGGTGGGGTTGATGAGTGGTACTTCGGTCGACGGCATCGACGCCGCGCTCCTGCGCATCGACGGCGCGGGAGTGCGCGACCTGCGGTGGAGTCTCGAGGCCTTCGAGAGCGTGCCCTACGCGCCCGAGCGCCGCGCCCGCATTCTCGCGGCCCTCTCTTCGGGGACTCCGGAGACGTTGACGCGACTCCACGCGGATCTGGGGGAGTGGTTCGCCGAGGCCACCCTGCACCTGCTGGGTTCGGCGGGGGTCGAGCCGGGCGCGGTGTCCGTGGTGGGGAGCCACGGGCAGACCGTGTGGCACCGGCCCCCCGTCGACGGCCGGCGGGGCGCCACCCTCCAGCTCGGCGACCCGGCCACCCTCGCCGCGCGCACCGGGATCGACGTGGTGTCGGACTTCCGCTCGGCCGATGTCGCCGCCGGGGGCCAGGGGGCGCCGCTGGTGCCCTGGCCCGACCGGATGCTCTTCTCGGTTCCGGAGCACGGCCGCGTGGTGCTCAACGTGGGCGGCATGGCCAACCTCACCTGGCTGCCCCCTCGGGGCGGCGAGGGCCGGGTGGTGGCCTTCGACACGGGGCCCGGCAACGTGCTGATCGATCACGCCGCCGCCCTGGCCAGCGGGGGCACGGCCACCTTCGACGACCGCGGGCGCGGTGCCGCCGCGGGCCGGGTGCACCCGGAGGTGCTCGACGACCTGCTCCGCGACCCTTTCTTCGACCGGCCCCCGCCGCGCTCCACCGGACGCGAGCACTTCGGACCGGAGCGGGTGGAGCGCCTGGCGGAGCGTCTCGGTCTCGGGGCGGACGACGGGTCCGGGTGGAACGACCTGCTCGCCACGCTGACCGAGTTCACGGCGGTGTCGATCGCCGACGCGGTCGCGCGATGGCTGCCCGGCGATGTGGGCGACGTGCTCGTGGCGGGCGGAGGGGCGCACAATCCGGTTCTGGTTGCTCGGCTCACGGCCGCGCTCGCGGAGCGCGGGGTGGGGGCGCCGGTCCGTACCGGCAGCGACGCGCTGGGCCTCGATCCCGACGCGCGCGAGGCCGCCGCCTTCGCGCTCCTGGCCTGGGCCCACCTCGAGCGGCTGCCGGCCAATCTTCCGGAGGCCACCGGGGCGCGCGGTCCCCGGGTGCTGGGATCCTTCACGCCCGCGCCCGTGGATGGAGACGCCCCATGAACCGCTCGCGGGTCGGACTGGCGGTGGTCGCGGTCGCCGCCGTGCTGGCGGTCTCCTGGGCGCTGCGCGCCACCTGGCACGCGGCCCCCCACTCCGGGGGCGACAACGCGGCCTACGTGGCGCTCGCCGACGCCCTGCTCGACGGGCGGGGGTACACCGAGGTGTGGGATCCGGCGGCCCCGCCCCACACGAAGTATCCCCCGGTCTTTCCCCTCGCGCTCGCGGCGGCCATCGGTCTGGGCGCCACCACCTGGGGGGCACTCAAGGGTGTGCCGCTCCTCTTCGGTCTGGTCGCGCTCGCCGGCACCGTCGGATGGGGGTGGCGGCGGCGCGGTCCGCTGTGGGGGGTGCTGGCGGCGCTTCTCACGGGGTGGTCGGCGGCCTTCCTGCACTACGCGCACTACCTGCTCTCCGACGTGCCCTTCCTCGCCTTCACCGTCGTGGCCCTCTGGTTGGTCGAGCGCCGCCGTTCCGACGAGTGGGGCGAGGTGGTCGGTGCGCCGCCACCGCGGTCGGAGGAGGGCGACCGGTCGGCGGCGCCGGGATCGGTCGCGGTGGCCGCGGCCCTCGGGGTGGCGGGCCTCGCCTGGTTCACCCGCTCGGCAGGGCTGCCGCTCCTTCTTGCGATCGGTCTCTGGCTCGTGCTGTCGAAGCGGTGGCGGGCGGCCGCGGCCGGAGCGGTGGTGCTCGGGGTGCCCTCGGTGTGGTGGCTGCTGCGCGCCCGCAACGCGGTGGGCGACGGCGCCTACGACCGCGAGTTCTGGATGGTGAATCCCTACCAGCCGGAGCTCGGCGAGATCGGGCTCTTCGGGCTCGTGCCGCGGGCGGTGGAGAATGCGATGGGCTACCTGGGCGGCCATCTGCCCGCCGCCCTCACCGGATCGGGCGAGGGAGTGGCGCTCGCGGGCATCGCGGCGGGATTCCTCGCCCTGATCGGCTGGGGGCGGGCAGTCGCGCGCGAGATCGGTCCGGCGGAGCTGTTCGCCCCCCTCTACACCGCGCTCATCCTCGTCTGGCCGGTCGTCTGGTCGGGCGATCGCTTCGCCCTGCCACTCGTGCCGCTCGTGATCGTGTACGCCGGCGAAGCGCTGGCCTGGGGGGTGGCACGGTTCCGCGCCGACGTGGCGGTGCCCGCGATGGTCACCAGCGTGCTGGTACTGCTCGCCGTGCAGGGGGCGGGGGTGGCCTACGCCGCCGGGGTCTCGGGCGATTGCCGCGCGGCCGCCCGGGTCGGGGGCCCCTGGGCCTGCTCCGGCATGGGCATGGTGCAGTTCACCGAAGCCGCCCGGTGGGCGGGCGAGAACGTGCCGGAGGGCTCGGCCACGCTCACGCGCAAGCCGCGCATCTGGTACGCGATGGGCGGCACCCCCACCCGCACCTATCCCTTCCTCGCCGATCCCGACTCGCTCCTCGCGGTGGCCGCGCGGGCCGGGGCGACCTATGTGGTGCTCGACGGCGTGGCGGGTCAGGCGCGGCTGCTGGCCGCCGCGATCGCCGCCCGGCCCTCCGCCTTCTGCAGCGTGGCCGGCTTCGGCGGAGCGGGGGGAGGGCTGCGCACCGAACTGCTGGGCATCCTGCCCTCCACGGGCGAAGCCGCGGTGGAGGGCGATCAGGTCACCCTGGCCGCCTGTCCGGCCGCGATGCGCGGCAGCGGTGCGGCGCTGACGCCCTACCGCTCTTCGATGCCGATCCCGATCCTGAGCTCGTCACCCTCCCCGTAGAGCAGCCCCAGCAGCACTCCGAAGGCGAGGTGGTCGAGAAAGGCCTCCTCGCCTCCCTCGGGGTCGTCGAGCAGGCTCGACACCACGGGCAGTCGCCGCCAGGGGGTGTGGCGACCGAGCACCGCCCGGAGTCCCCCCCACGGCGTCAGCAGGTACTCGCCCGCGCCGTAGGCCGCGCCGCGAAGCGCGGCGGGACCCGGGAGTCGGGGGTCGAGGACGCCGGCGTAGAGCAGTCCGCGCGCGGCGCCGGCCAGCAGTCGGTCGGCCGACTCGTCGTCCCACTCCGGCGGAGCCACGCGGCCCTCGAGCAGGGGAACGAGCAGTTCGCGAAGGGCGGTGGCCCCGGCGCCGGCGGCCGCCGCCCGCAGCAACCGTCCGAGGCCCGGTCGAGAGCGCTCGGGCCACAGCCCGAGCAGCCGCGTGACCAGCGATCCCGTGCCTGCGGCGAGCAGGAGATCGAGCGGAGCCGGGCGCGCCCCGCTCTCCGGTACTGGCTCCGGCGGTCGCGCGGGCGCATCCTTCACCGGCGCGCTCCGGCGGGTGGCGGTCAGTGCATCGAGCGACGCCCGCGCCTGCCCGTGGCGGGCGGACTCGAGAGCGTATCCGAGACGGTACCAGAGGTCGGTTCGATCAGGCATGGAGGATGGGGTGACGGAGACCGGCGCGCAGAGAGACCACACCCGCAGTCTGGTGTCGCGGACGACCTCGGACAAGCGGCCCGAGACGCGTGGGGCGGGGGCCGGGCGCCTGGTGCGCGCGGTGGCCTGCGCCCTCGCTCTCGCCCTCTGCGGTGCCCCCGCTCTCCGAGCACAGGACGTGCCACCCGACGAGCGGTGGCGCACGGTCGACACCGAGCACTTCCGCGTGGTCTTTCCGGCGCGGCTCGACGCTCTGGGGCGGCGCGCCGCCGTGCTCGCCGAGCGGGCGTGGAACCGACTCTCCTGGGTGTTCGTCGAGCCGCCCGACGACCGCGTCGACCTCATCCTCACCGATCACGTCGACACCTCCAACGGCTTCGCGCGGGTGTCGCCGCGACTCCAGGTGGTGGTGTACGCCCGCCCCCCGGTCGAGGGCGGAGGGCTGGCCTTCTACGACGACTGGCTCGATGTGGTGATCGTGCACGAACTGGCGCACGTCTTCCACCTCGATCTCTCCGGCACCCTCGGATCGATCGGACGGGCGCTCTTCGGGCGGGTGCCCGGCACCTGGCCGGTCTTTCCGAGCCAGGCCGTGCCGCGCTGGACCACCGAGGGCATCGCCACCTGGTTCGAGTCGTCCCTCACCGGCACCGGGCGGGCGCACGGCACGGAGTTCGAGACGATGCTGCACACGGCGGCCCGGGCCGGGCGGCTCGAGTCCATCGACCGGGTGTCGGGTGATTCGCCGATCTGGCCGGCCGGACAGCGCCCCTACCTCTACGGGTCGCTCTTCTTCGAGTGGCTGCTCGAGGAGCACGGGCCCGAGGCGCTCTCCGTCTTCGTCGATGCGGTCGCCGGGCTGTGGGTGCCCTACCGACTCGATTCCGCGGCGCGCACGGCATTCGGTGTGGGACTCCGCGCGGAGTGGAGTCGCTGGGCGCAGGACGTGGAGGCCGAAGCGCGTCGACGGGGCGACGAGGTGGCGCTGCGGTCGGCCGGGCTGCCCGAGCCCGAACTGCTCACGAGCGGGGCCCGCCAGGTGGGCCAGCCCCGGGTGTCGCCCTCCGGCGGGCTGCTCGCCTACCACCGCGCCGACGGCCGCTCCGATTCGCGCATCGTGGTCCGCCGGCTCGATGGCGGGAGCGAGCGGTCGATCCGCACCAACGGGGGGGCCTCCTTCGACTGGCTGCCCGACGACCGGCTCGTGGTGGCGCAGTTCGAGACCGACGGACCGTGGAGGCTGTGGAGCGACCTCTACCTGGTCGAGTCGGACGGCTCCGGCATGCGGCGGGTGACCGAGGGGGCGCGCGTCGACCAGCCCTCCGCACTTCCCGACGGACGGTCGGTGCTCGCGATCCGCTCCGAGGGCGGGCACACCGATCTGGTTCGGGTCGATCTCGACGACGGCGCGCTCGCGGTGGTCGCCGAGGGGTCCGACTCCGTGCACTGGGCCTTTCCGTCGGCCTCGCCCGACGGCCGCTTCATCGCCGTCTCCCGGTGGACTCCGGGCACCACCTGGGAGGTGGTCGTGCTGAGCGCGGACGGC contains the following coding sequences:
- the ggt gene encoding gamma-glutamyltransferase gives rise to the protein MTQTPRPRSLPRARGLALLPALLGAGLLAAGCGDAEAPISDAIWTESWRYEATRPVTADSGMVVTTDAFASQVGVDVLRAGGNAVDAAIAVSFALAVVNPEAGNIGGGGFMVVRMADGDVAALDYRERAPLGATRDMYLDDVGNVTDASVVGHLAAGVPGTVMGMWEAHQRFGTLDWADLVAPSVALAEGFEVGERFLRSLSPSMVEELSAFEASAAQFLPRGGQPPAEGDTLRQLDLARTLERIRDRGAEGFYLGETADLIVAEMERGGGLISHEDLAGYEAAWRTPVEFDYRGYTVYSMPPSSSGGVTMAEAANILEQHDLPSMRWDGAERVHLLAEAWRRAYADRNHYLADPDFVEMPLDVLTSDEYAAFRDADLDPTTASRSADIGPAVEAFQGGSSGSTPEVPDEGENTTHYSIVDAAGNAVSVTTTINSWYGSKVTVAGAGFVLNNEMDDFAAKPGTPNQFRLVQGENNAVGPGKRMLSAMSPAVVLDPTGRLVMVTGTPGGSTIITTVLQTILNVVDHGMNVSEAVLAPRVHHQHLPDQIFYEEGGLPAGVVDELEAMGHTMVERGGVSGDVQAIVVRADGTLEAQSDPRRGGAAIGH
- a CDS encoding amidohydrolase; translation: MPTASDLFERARSLAPSLVATRRDLHRHPELGFQEFRTAALVADRLRALDLPVRTGVGRTGVVAEIVGHPGPTVAVRADMDALPIHQAPDADADYRSTVDGVMHACGHDAHTAGLLGTAELLTAARDAGALRGTVRLLFQPCEETVDDEGLSGASRMIDDGALDGVQAVTGLHVGSNLPSGIAFIAPGPIMGGGEELVMDVRGRAAHAAFPHEGVDALVLAAQGVVAAQQAVARRIPPTSAGVVTFGRIEGGRAANVLADHVQLVGTLRYFEEPVRDALRDAVRASFAGAAAAGGSAELTIRPGYPPVVNDPAATDAVTRGLVEQFGRDRVLPMPPVLASEDFAFLARTVPGVFFWLGAALDDPRQHHHPRFDIDESVLPIGATALARAALSLLDHLA
- a CDS encoding anhydro-N-acetylmuramic acid kinase, which produces MVPPPPTPDAAAERMPVDVGAASPLPYPGPGVAVRRVVGLMSGTSVDGIDAALLRIDGAGVRDLRWSLEAFESVPYAPERRARILAALSSGTPETLTRLHADLGEWFAEATLHLLGSAGVEPGAVSVVGSHGQTVWHRPPVDGRRGATLQLGDPATLAARTGIDVVSDFRSADVAAGGQGAPLVPWPDRMLFSVPEHGRVVLNVGGMANLTWLPPRGGEGRVVAFDTGPGNVLIDHAAALASGGTATFDDRGRGAAAGRVHPEVLDDLLRDPFFDRPPPRSTGREHFGPERVERLAERLGLGADDGSGWNDLLATLTEFTAVSIADAVARWLPGDVGDVLVAGGGAHNPVLVARLTAALAERGVGAPVRTGSDALGLDPDAREAAAFALLAWAHLERLPANLPEATGARGPRVLGSFTPAPVDGDAP